A region of the Roseiflexus sp. RS-1 genome:
CCGATCCAGTCCCGTTCAGTCCAAAGATCGCACGTGATGTGTTGCTGGGCGTGATCTTCGGTCTGTTGGGCATGTTCGGCATTGCCGTGGTGCGTGAGTACATCGATGAGACGGTCAAGACCAGCGATGACGCCGCACGATTGACCAATGCGCCTGTTCTTGGGGTTATCCGGGGCGCTTCCGGCGCTGCGCAACGGTCATTTGCCATCGACGATCACACACCGGAAGCCTACCGTATGCTTGCGGTGCATCTGCGCACCGTGCTGCACGATCAGCGCGCGTCTACGCTGATCGTTACCAGCGCGGAACCGTTGGAAGATGCCCGCACAGTGGCTGCATATCTGGCAGCGGTCTCTGCCCGGATTGGTCAACGGGTCATTCTGGTGGATGGCGATCTGCGGCAACCGATGCTTCACTCCTTTTTTGACCTGGCGGGTGTTCCTGGATTGAAAGAAGCGCTGGAATGCGCTCAGTCGCTGCCGGTCTACCGCTACCTGCGCCCGACGTCGTTTGCCCACCTGATGCTGCTACCCGGCGGCGAGCCGACGGCGAATCCGATGATCCTGCTCGACTCATCACGGCTGCATGACATTGTTGCGGAACTGCACCAGCACGCCGAACTGGTGATCATGGTCGGTCCGGCGCTGCTCGCCTTCGCCGATACGCTGCTGCTTGCGAAAACGGCAGACGCTGCTCTGCTCGTCGTGCGCGCCGAATCGACCGGCGCTGCTGCCACCGTTGCCGCCCGCGCGATGCTGGATCGGGCGTCGATCCGGATGGCAGGAGTCGTCCTGACCGGCGCGGTCGATGAACCGCTCGCCTCCTGGAGCGGCGATCCGGCGGATATTGGATCCCCTGTGACCCGCCAGCGCCTGGGGTTGGGAACGGGAGGAAAACATGCGCTGCGTGGTGTGGCGCCGCCGACATCCTCGACTTCATCACGCGCGTCGGACGCATAGGCTTCCTTCATTTCCGACAGTTCCAATCCGCATATCGACGACGACTTCTCACAGTGAATATGGTCGCTGACATGTGCGAGGGAGGTGTACGATGTCCCTTCCCATACTCAGAGTCGCCATTGGAATGCTGGCAGTTGTTCTGCTGATCGGCGCTGTGCTGATGGCATCCGGTCGCACAGGTGTTTTGCCTGCCACGCAGTCAGCGCCTGACTCTGCGCCGCCGCCACCGGTTGTTGCGCCCGGTACGCAACCGATCGTGGCGAACGGCATTGTGGCGCCGGCAACGCACGTCGATCTGCGCTTCGAGACCGGTGGGATCGTGCGGGATGTGCTGGTGCGCGAAGGAGATGTCGTTCAGGCTGGCGATCCGATCCTGCGTCTCGACACAAGCGACCTGGAACTGCGATGCGCTCAGGTGCGCGCGCAACTATCGGCAGCTCAGGCGCAGTATGAACTGCTGGCCGGTCCGGTGGCGCCAGCCGATATTCAACGCGCCCAGGCGGTGCTGGCACGTGCCCGGGCGCATCTACGCGAAGTGAGCGGCGCGGTCACCCCGACTGCTCGACGGGCGGCGCAGGCGCGACTCGAAGCCGCGCGTGTGGCGCTGGCGCGTCTCGAAGAAGGTCCGAATCCGGCGGATGTGCGCGCCCTGCGTGCCGAACTGCGCCAGGCGGAAGCGGAATTGCGGGCGACGCACGATCGCCTGTCGCTCGAAAAGACCACGCTGCGTCTGCAGATGGAACAGGCAGCCAATGTCCTGCGCGATCGTCAGACGGAGTATGCGCGCATCCGCGACGAGAACCAGGCGCGAACCGAGCCGCTGACAGCCGATCAGCGTGTACGGGAAGCCAGCGCGCGACTGGCGATGGAAAATGCCGAGAAGGCGCTCGAACAGGCGCGCGTGGCGTATGAAGCTGCGCTCCAGGCGGAACGAACCGGCATCGCCGCTGCCGAGGCGCGTGTCGAAGCTGTGAAAGCGCGCCTGGATCGCATCCTGGCAGGCGCCGATGCGGATCAGATCGCCGCAGCGCGCGCAGCGGTCGCGCAGGCGGAAGACGATCTGGCGCGCCTTCAGGACGAACGCCGTGCGGCGCTCGTCGAGATCGCCCGAATGGAGGTGGCAATCGCCGAAGCCGAACTGGAGCGCTTGCTGGCTGGAGCGCGCCCGGCGGAGGCGGCGATTGCGCGCGCACGTGTCGAGGAAGCGCGCGCGGCGCTTCAGCAGGCGGAACTCGCGCTGGAACGCGCCACACTTCGCGCTCCGATAACCGGAGTGGTCGCAGCGCTCAATATCCGCCCCGGCGAAGTCGCAGACCCCCATCTCGTTGCCGCCAGGCTGGCGGATGTGCGCGGATGGCGTATCGAAACCACCAATCTGAGCGAACTGAATGTGACGCGCCTGCGCGAGGGCGACCCGGCGATCATCCGTCTGAATGCGATCCCGGACCTCGAAATTCCCGGCAGGGTGACCAGTATCAAACCACTGGGCGCCGGTCAGGAAGGTGATGTGACACTCTACACCGTGATTATCACTCCTGATCGACTGGATGAGCGGTTGCGCTGGAATATGACCGCAATGGTGCAGATTACACCGGGGCGTTAGTTCTGGCAGATGAGTGAGAGAGAAGGTATGCACGCGCTATTTCCGAAAACCATGGCAAGATGCGCTGTTCTCCTGTCACTGACGCTCTCAATGCTCTCCTTTTGCGGGTCGGGCAGCCCTGTTCCTGTCGAGTCAACGATGGATTCAGGACATACTCCACGCGCAACAGTGGAAGGCGCGCCGCCTGATCCAACCGCCGTTCCCGTCGCATCAGCGGATCATAGCACGACACCCGAGACGGACACGACCAAAGAGGTGACGCTGCGAACCCGCGATGGGTTGACCTTCGTTTTTGACCGGCAGAGCGGCAGGTTTACGCGCGTGGATGTGCAGACGAGGGCATTCGCACTGACCACCGGACGTGATCTGGGGGTGTACCTCTTCGATGCGCGGGGAAATTCCCTGCTCGACCTGCGTTCTACCCCTGCTACACGGGTGGAGCGCATAGGCGATGACCTGATCATTTCTCGCGAACAGCGCATGACAAACGTACAGACGGTTGAAAAATGGACGGCGCATGCCAACCGGATCGATCTTGAAACCACCATCGTCAATACCGACTCTTCGACGCCATCTCGTGCTATTGAAGCGTGTTTACAACTTCCGCTCGATCTGGTCAACGCATACTGGTACCACCATTTTGAGGATCGGGAAATCATCACAAATCGCAGCGAACCGTATAAAACCGTTCTTCAGCGACTGATAGACATCGGGACGTTTGGTGATGGAAGTTTCCACCTGAAAACCGATCTGGACATCAACTTGAATGGTCTCAACCTGATCGGCAACAATGAGTTCGGTCTGGCGATATCAATCAACCCTGAACAACCTGCGACCTACTATGTTCGTTATGACCCGCAACGTCTCTCATATGACGCTTGCTTCCATCTTGGCATTTACAACGAGCATATTCGCTTCGGCAACCGTGTTTCCTTTGCACTTTCGCTTTTCGTGCCGGACGAGCCTCCATGGGGATTACGTTCAGCATACGCAAAATACATTGCGATCTATCCGCAATCGCACAAAGGCAGATTGCCGCGCAAAACAACCATGGTCGTGCTGGAAGAGTACAGTTACAGCGCATTTCCCAACCCGCTCGAGTACCGGATCGGCGCTGTCTGGGGGCGCTACAAGGCGCAAAACCGGCGTTTCGGGGTCGACGACCTGGTCTACATCTGGCCCCATGGTTATTACGATCGTGGGATGCGCCTGAAAGTTCAGCCGTCATCAGCGGGGAGCGTTCAGACATGGGAAGCGGATATCGCCGCCTGTTTTGCACTGTACGAAGACATCGATCAGGGCAGGGCGCCTTTCGCCGAAACATGCACCGGTTCGTACCCATTTGCAACCTGCACCAGGCAAAGAGAACGCGGACAGATCTACGGACCGGTCTTCGAGCGCGATAGGGGCAGCGGATGGCGGCGCGCCGAAGCGTACCAGATGACGGTCAGCAACGGACCGAACTTCCTGATCGGGCAATTCCGCCTGCCAGCGCCATTTGTCGCATCGCTTTTGCAGGATGCCGACGGACGCTGGCTGAATGCGATGAGTTTTGCTTCGATGATCACCGAAATTCCCTGGGAGCCGGGCGTTCGCCGCTGTATTTTCGACGGCATCAATCCCGATCCGGGAGTGAATGTGGCGCTGTCGAATGAACCGCGTTCTGCACCTGCGCCCACGATCGTGAGCAATTTTGGTGAGTTGAATCTGGAAGTGGTCAAACGCGCGCATGGGTTGTACGGTCCTGGTTACCTCGATACCCATCCCGACGAAGGAACAACCCTCTACCACGGGGTCGCCGTCGATACGGTCGGGGTCTATTTACGTCCCGATTTCAACCCGCGCGCGCTGCGGGTGGCTTCGCTGCCGCTCAGTTATGACCGTGTCACCGGGCGTGTGGTCGCACTGGAACATCTGACGACGCTGGCATTTTTGCGGGCATTGCGGGCATCGATCCCGTCGGATGCCCCAATTGCATCGAGTGGCGCTCCGATCGGCGGGATTCTGTTCCAGGAAGCGGATTATATCCTCGAGGAGTTCGTCAAGATCGAGCGCAACGGTCGATTGATCGACGAATTGTACGACGAAACGCAGCCAAACAAACTGCGCCTGATCAACCGGATCCGTATGGGCGCCAATCAGCGCCCAATCACGTTCAGTGTTCGTTTCGAGCGCGCCACCAGCGATCGCGCTTTTCTGGAACAGATTCGACGTTATCTGCCGCTCTACACTGCAAAAGGGATCTACGTCAACATTGATCGCTATGGCAATGATCCAGAGCGCTATTTCTGGAGCGATCCGCCATCCAGCCAGGACGTGTTGCGCGCCTACCGGCAGCATTTGCACGCCGTACATGCGCTGAACGTCGCCGGATGGCAACCAGTTCCGTATGCCACTGCGAGTGAGGGCATTCTGGTCGAACGGTTCGGGCAGGACTACCTGACCTTCTACAACCCTGACGAGCGACCGCGAACGGCAACCGTCGCCATCAACTGGCGCGCTATCGGACTGAATGCGCCGCCGTCTCGCATCGTCGATTTCGACACAGGAACGGAACTGCCCTTTCGCGTGTCCGGTGACAGCATGACCATCGATGCGCTGGCGCTCGACGGGCTGGCTGCACGCATCGTTCGGATCAGGGATACGAAGGTCGGGACGGTTCTGCTGCCGCTCGTGGTTGCGCCGTAAGCGCCTATCTGACAGAACGGGACGCATATGTTGATGGATCGTGATCGATCGTTTGCCCGGCTCTCACTGCGCGCCAATTTTTCCTGGACATTCGTCGGGAATGTGGTGTACGCCGCGTGTCAGTGGGGGATGCTGATGGCGCTGGCAAAACTTGGCTCACCTGCAATGGTTGGCATGTTTGCGCTTGGTCTGGCAATTACTGCGCCGGTGTTCATGTTCGCCAACCTGCATCTGCGCACCATCCAGGCGACCGATGCGCGGCAACAGTATCAGTTTCGCGACTATCTCAGCGTGCGCCTGGCGACGACGGCGCTGGCGTTGCTGGTTGTGGCAGCGATTGTTGTGCTCGTTGGGTACGCCTGGGAGACCGCGGCGGTCATCCTGGCGGTTGGATGCGCCAAGGCGTGCGAGTCGATCAGCGACATTTTTTATGGGCTGCTTCAGCGACTGGAACGAATGGATCGCATCGCCGCCGGGATGATGCTGAAGGGCATCGTGTCGCTGGTTGCCCTGGCAACTGGCGTTTCTCTGACCGGTTCCGCCTTCTGGGGCGTGGTTGGGTTGACCGCTGTGTGGGCGGTGGTGCTGGCATTCTACGATGTGCCGAATGGGTTGCAGGCATTGCGACAGACGCAGCCGATCCGCGAGCGATCCTCACCGCCGCAACGTGTGGCGGTTGCGACCCGCCTGGCGTGGATGGCACTCCCGCTCGGTGTCGGGATCATGCTGGTTTCGCTGAGTACCGCGATCCCGCGCTATTTCGTCGAGCGCATTCTGGGCGAGGAGAGTCTGGGCATCTTTGCAGCAATCGCCTACATTCAGGTCGCCGGAACAACCGTCGTCGGCGCGCTCGCGGCTGCTGCCAATCCGCGTCTGGCGCAGCACTACGCCTTCGGTGAGATACACGCCTTTCGCGGGTTGCTGTTCAAACTGGCGGCGATTGCGCTGGCGCTGGGCGGCGCTGGAGTGCTGATCGCCTGGCTGATTGGCGGTTGGGTGCTGACCCTGATCTACCGACCGGAGTATGGCGCGTACAACCATGTGTTCGTGCTGGTGATGGTCGCTGCCGGTATCGGATATGTCGGATGGTTCGTCGGAGATGCGATGACTGCGGTTCGTCGCCTACGGGCGCAGGCGTTGCTCTTTCTTGGCATGACGGCGGCAACGATCGGCGCGTGCGCCTGGCTGATCCCGCTGTTTGGTCTGACCGGCGCAGCCGTGGCGACGATGGTCACATCGGTGATCCACGCAATCGGCGGGTTCCTGATCGTCGAACACGCGCTGCGTTCCCTGGAGTCGGACATGCGTGCCGGTCGCTCATTGACAGGCGGCGTTTCGTACCGCAGATGAGAGGAAACCAATGGATCGCGCCATCCAGAACGCCGTACCGGTTCATCAGGCATCACGCGCCTCCGGTCGTCCCATCGATAGTTTTGTCATCTCGGTCTACGTCTGTGCGTTGACGCTGGCGATCTTTGTGGCGCTGTCGGATCAGTTCTGGCACTGGTTTGTTATTCCGGTGCTGATGGCGGGTGTTCTGATCGGCATCGACGCGGTGGACTGGGCGCGGGGAAAGATGGACCTGTTCGATCCGATCGGTCTATCAGGCGCATTTGGCTGGTTTTTCTTCTTCTTTGCGCCGTTGCTGACCGTGGCGATCAACTACTGGCTGATCTACGTCGATCCGCCAGCAGAGCGGCGTGATTGGCTGGGATGGATGGCGTTGCTCAATCTATTGGGCTTGATGATCTATCGCGGCATTCGATTGATCTACTTCCAGCGCGAACGCAGCATACATACATTCTGGAAGATCGATCAGAAGCGATTCTATGTTCTGGGCGCTCTGGGGCTGGCAGTCACCGCTTTTCTTCAAATCTACGTCTACCTCAGTATGGGCGGAATTCAGGGATTTATCCAGGAAGCAACCGATCAACGCGCTATTCGACTGAGTCTTCAGGGTTTTGGGCAGATTTTCATGGTTTCGGAGAGCTTTCCGATCATTGCTCTGATGATGTTCATCATCTATGCGTATCACCAGAAATCGCCCGTGTATCGTTCATGGCTGGTTATCTGCATCGTGTTGCTGATCTATTTCGGTCTGAAACTCTTCTTTGGCGGGTTGCGCGGCAGTCGGAACAACACAATCTGGGGATTATTCTGGGCGGTCGGACTGATCCACTTCTGGTTGCGCCCCGTGACGCGCAAAGTCGCGCTGATCGGATTGGGTTTTCTGATCGCATTCATGTATGTCTACGGGTTTTATAAGAATGCCGGTCTGGATGCATTGCGCCTGTTTGAAGACCCGTCCGTGCGCGTCGAACTGGAGCGCGAAACCCGCCGCGATCTTCCCACGCTGCTGCTGGGCGATCTTGGGCGCAGCGATGTGCAGGCGTTCGTGCTCTATCAACTGGCCCGCCCCGACAGCGATTACGACTATGCGTTCGGGCGCACCTATGTCGCCGCATTTGCCGTGCTCATTCCGCGCTCTCTGGTCGAGCGCATGCCGAGCAAGACGCTTGAAGGCACCGAAGCGCTCTACGGCAAAGGATCGTACATCCCTGTCGATTTCGAGGCGTCGCAACTCTACGGCATCGCTGGCGAGGCAATGCTCAACTTTGGGTTTGCTGCCGCACCCATTTCGTTCATCTTCTTCGGGCTGGCAAACTGCTCGGTGCGGCGCTGGCTCTTCGGTTTGACTCCAGGAGATGCGCGTCTGCTGTTCTATCCGTTTCTCGCGCTCTTCTGCTTCTACATGCTCGCCTGCGATCTGGAGAACCTGGTTTTCGACATTATCAAGAACGTTGCCGTTCCGCTGGCCATCACGCTGCTCTCACTATCATCGGTCCGCCGTGGATGAGGGTTATCTGAAAGAGGGAAGTCTTATGCGGGTTGTCGTATCGCTCGAACATCACTTTGATCGCACGCCAGACGGCGTTGTCTGGACACAGACACAATTCCCGTACCGTTTCTGGCAACGCTATCTGGAGGTGTTCGACCAGGTGCAGGTCGTTGCGCGGGTGCGTGATGTGCGCAAAGCTGCGCCCGACTGGCAGCGCGCCGATGGGCGTTCAGTCTCATTTGCCGCCATTCCCGATTACCTGGGACCGCGCCAGTATCTGATGCGCATCCGTCAGGTGCGCACGGCTGCGCGTGGCGCAATCGGCGCGGAGGATGCTGTGATTCTGCGTGTCAGTTCGCAGATCGCCGATGTGATCTATCCGTTGCTCCGGCGCCAGGCGCGTCCGTATGGCGTCGAGGTTGTCAGCGACCCATATGATGTGTTTGCGCCCGGTTCGGTCAGGCACCCGCTGCGCCCATTCTTTCGCTGGTTATTCCCATATCGCCTGCGGCAGCACTGCGCCAACGCAGCAGCCGCATGCTACGTCACCGCGCAGGCGCTACAGCGCCGGTACCCATGCCCATTGTTCTCGGTGTCCGCGTCGGATGTCGAGCTGCCCGACGATGCGATCGTCGCTGCACCACGTCCGCTGCGCGCGCATGCCGCTGCCCATCGCCTCATCTTCGTCGGCACACTGGGGCAGTTGTACAAGGCGCCGGATGTGCTGATCGACGCAGTGGCGGCATGCGCGCGCGATGGCGTCGATCTGACGCTAACCCTGGTCGGCGACGGGAAGCATCGACCAGAATTGGAAGCGCGTGCGCGTCAGCTTGGTATCGCCGATCGGGTGGTCTTTCGCGGGTGGGTGACGGCAGGTGCAGCAGTGCGCGCCGAACTGGATGCAGCAGACCTGTTCGTGCTGCCGTCGCGACAGGAGGGGATGCCGCGCGCCATGATCGAAGCGATGGCGCGTGCGCTTCCCTGTATTGGCTCGACGGTCGGCGGCATCCCGGAACTGTTGCCGCCCGAAGACCTTGTGCCTCCTGGCGATGCGCTGGCGCTGGCGCGTGCGATCCGCGCAATGACATCCGATCCCGAACGGATGGCGCACGCCTCGGCGCGTAACCTGGAACGCGCGCGCTCATTCACCGAATCCAGGCTACGCACGCAACGGCTCGCCTTCTTCCGGCATGTGCGTGAGCAGACTGAGACCTGGCTCGCTGCTCAACGCTCATCAACACCAGTGCAGGCAAAGCGCCATTCGGCAACAGGAAGGTGACTTATGCCACGGTTATTGATCGTCACAACAATTCCGGCAACGCTGTCGGCATTCCTGCTGCCATTTGCCCGGCATTACCGCGCGTGTGGGTGGCAGGTCGATGCGATGACGCGCAGCGAGCCGATCACTCCCGATATCCATTCAGCCTTCGATCATGTCTGGACGCTGCCCTGGTCGCGTCATCCGGTCAACCCGTCCAATCTCATCGGAACGCCGCAGCGCATCCGGCGGATTGTCGAACGCGAGCGGTATGACATCGTCCATGTGCATACGTCTGTTGCCGCGTTTGTGACACGCTACGCTCTCCGCGATCTCCGGCGGCGCCTTGGGGTGTGCGTGATCTACACCGCGCACGGGTTCAATTTCGACCAGAGTATGCCGTGGCACAAAAATCTGGCGTTTCTGACGCTGGAAAAACTGGCAAGCGCCTGGATGGATTATCAGGTGGTGATCAACCGCACCGATGAACTGGCAGCCATTCGCTACCGTCTCGCACCGCCGGATCGGGTCTGGTACATGCCGGGCATCGGCGTCGATCTGACCCACTATTGCCCCGACAGTATCCCCGACGCGGAGGCGGAAGCGGTGCGTCGGGAGATAGGCGTCGCCCCCGATGAAGCGCTCGTGCTGATGATTGCCGAGTTTATTCCGCGTAAGCGCCACACCGATGTGTTGCGCGCGTTTGCGCAGCTTGGACGACGCGACACTCACCTGGCGCTGGCGGGAACCGGACCGTTGCTGGAACCGATGCGTCGTCTGGCGGTCGACCTCGGCATTGCCGGACAGACCCATTTTCTGGGGTATCGCAGCGATGTGCCAGCGCTCCTCAGGGCTGCAACCGTGATGATCCTGCCATCGCGGCAGGAAGGGTTGCCGCGCAGCATTCTGGAGGCGATGGCAATGGGTGTGCCCGTGATCGGCTCAGACATCCGTGGTGTGCGCGACCTGCTGGCAGACGGCGCCGGCATGCTCGTGCCGGTTGGCGACATCGAAGCACTGGCGCATGCCATGGCTCGCGTCATCGATGATCGCGCCGCGGCGCGCGCAATGGCGGAACGTGGTCTGGAACAGGCGCAGCGGTACGACCTGCAGCGTATCATCGCGCTGCACGATCAGTTGTATGCGGCAGCGTTGAGCAAGCGACATGCATATGCGCCAATATCGTAGAGGAGGTCCGCCTGTGTACAGGAACTATGGAAAACGCGCCTTCGATCTTGTGCTGGTTGTGCCGGCGCTGATCGTGTTGGCGCCGGTGATGGCGATCCTTGCAGTGCTGATCCGGATTGCAATGGGATCGCCGGTTATCTTCACGCAGGAGCGCGCCGGGAAGGATGGGAAACCCTTCAGGCTCTACAAATTCCGCAGCATGACCAATGCGCGCGATGCACAGGGCAACCTGCTGCCCGACGAGCAACGTCTCACGCCGTTCGGCAAGTTTCTGCGCAGCACGAGCCTGGATGAACTGCCACAGTTATTCAATGTTCTGCGCGGCGACATGAGCCTGGTGGGACCGCGCCCGTTGCTGGTGAAATACATCGACCGGTACACCCAGGATCAACGTCGTCGGCTGGAGGTGCTGCCGGGGATAACGTGCCAGGCAGTGCTCCACGGGCGGAGCAACCAGACGTGGGATCAAATCCTGGCGCACGATGTCTGGTATGTCGATCACATCAGTCTCTGGACTGACCTGCGCATTCTGATCGGAACCGTGCGCGTGGTGCTGACACGCGAAGGGGTCGAGCGCAGTGCGAACGGCCAGATTCCAGAGTTTCTCGGCGTACTCGCCCGGCAACCGGGCAGTGCGTCGGACGCGCCGCCAGCCGGAGGTTCGTAAACGTGGACGTTCGCTATCTCGAACAGGTGAAAGCGATGAAGGTAACGCTTATTCGCTCGGCTCGTGACGCGGAAGCAGTCTTCGATGACGTGGAGCGTCTGTTCCAGCGCGTCTTTGGCTATCGTCTGGACCGGAGGGCATGGGCGCGCTTTTACTTCGTCAATCCGTATGGTGATGCGATTGTTGCGCTTGGCTGGAGCGGTGACCTTCTGGTCGGGCATCAGGCGCTCGTACCGCACGCAATTACCGATGGGCATGGACGGGAATACCGCTATTACCTGGCGATGAGTCTCATGCTGCACCCCGATCATCGTGGTTTCCCGGCATTTCATCGCCTGGTGGCGACGACGACAGCAGTGGCGCGACAGGAGGGTGCGCCGTTCATTCTGGGGTTTCCGAACGGCAATTCCTACGCGCTCTTCCAGCGCGCCTTCGGATGGAAAACGCTGCTGGAAACTGAACTGTACAACTGGCATTCTGCCACGCCAACCGGTCCGCCACGGAGCGTCACACCATTGCCGCACCTGCGCCTGACGGACGAGGCAGGTCCGCCCTGCGATGAAACATACCGCCAGTGGCGCAGCCTGGAACTTCCCTATTATGCCGAACGGGTCAATGGGCGGCTTGCCGTCATCTACAAGATCGAGCGCGACGGAACGCTCACCCTACTCGACGCATTGACCGATGACACGCATCACGCGGCGGATGATCTGGCGGCATTGCTGACATACACCGGCGCGCGCCAGGTGCGCATGACCGGCGTGCATGCCCGGATGATCGGTCTCGATCCGTCGATCATGGAGCGACACACCGATTACCGGTTGCGCATGTGCTATGCCCCGATCACGGCGGATCCGCCGCCGTTGCGTTTCAGTTTGCTGTTGAGCGATGTGTTCTGACGAATGAAGGAGTAGATGCATGAACGTCCTGATTGTGGCTGCGCATCCGGATGATGAAGTCCTGGGGTGCGGCGGAGTCACGGTGCGTCACGTTGAACGCGGCGACCGGGTCTATGTGGTGGTGGTCACCCGTGGTTTCCCTGAGATCTTTTCGCCGGAGATCGACGAAGAGGATCGCCAGCATGCGCGTGAAGCGCACGAGATACTCGGCGGCGCGGGGATCTTCTTTCTCGACTTTCCGGCGCCGCGTCTCGATACAGTGCCGGGGCACGAACTGGCGGACGCGCTCCGTGAGGTGATCTTCTCGGTCAACGCCGACGTGGTCTATACCCCGTTCGGCGGCGATCTGCACACTGATCACAAAGCCACCTACCTGGCGACCCTGGTTGCATCGCGCCCGGTCAACCACTGTCCGGTCCGGCGGCTCCTCTGTTACGAAACCCTCTCGGAGACCGATTGGGCGTCGCCGCTGGACGATGGCGCCTTCAAGCCAACCGTTTTTGTGGACATCAGTAACGTTCTGGAACGCAAACTTCAGGCGCTTGCCTGTTTTCGCAACGAACTGAAACAGCCGCCCCATCCCCGTTCGTTGCGCGCAATCGAGGCGCTGGCGCGAGTCCGCGGCAGCACGGCAGGTCTGATGGCGGCAGAAGCATTCATGCTGGTTCGTGAAATCATCGATTGAACAAAGGAGCACGGTATGCAGGTCACAGCGCTGGACATTCCCGCTCAGATTCGCACCTACATCACGCACAACCTGTTGTTCGGCGACGAAAGTCTGATCTACAGCGATGAGGACTCGTTTCTCGAACGAGGGATTGTGGACTCGCTCGGCGTGATCGAACTGGTGACCTTCCTGGAAGCACAGTTTGGCATCAGCGTCGCCGATCACGAACTGATACCCGAAAACTTCGACTCGGTGAAGAACCTTGCGGAGTATGTGGCGCGCAAACTTGAGACGGCAACGCTTGCAGAAGCGCCACGCTCGTCATTTGATCTGGGGGAAGCCTATGCTGGTCCATGACTTTCTGATCAACAGCGCCGCGCGATTGCCGGATAAGGTTGCGCTGGTGTGCGATGGACACCGGATGACCTACCGCGACCTCGATCTGATGACCAATCGCCTGGCGCGCGCGCTCGTGGAGCATGGCGTC
Encoded here:
- a CDS encoding PIG-L deacetylase family protein — translated: MNVLIVAAHPDDEVLGCGGVTVRHVERGDRVYVVVVTRGFPEIFSPEIDEEDRQHAREAHEILGGAGIFFLDFPAPRLDTVPGHELADALREVIFSVNADVVYTPFGGDLHTDHKATYLATLVASRPVNHCPVRRLLCYETLSETDWASPLDDGAFKPTVFVDISNVLERKLQALACFRNELKQPPHPRSLRAIEALARVRGSTAGLMAAEAFMLVREIID
- a CDS encoding GNAT family N-acetyltransferase, with amino-acid sequence MDVRYLEQVKAMKVTLIRSARDAEAVFDDVERLFQRVFGYRLDRRAWARFYFVNPYGDAIVALGWSGDLLVGHQALVPHAITDGHGREYRYYLAMSLMLHPDHRGFPAFHRLVATTTAVARQEGAPFILGFPNGNSYALFQRAFGWKTLLETELYNWHSATPTGPPRSVTPLPHLRLTDEAGPPCDETYRQWRSLELPYYAERVNGRLAVIYKIERDGTLTLLDALTDDTHHAADDLAALLTYTGARQVRMTGVHARMIGLDPSIMERHTDYRLRMCYAPITADPPPLRFSLLLSDVF
- a CDS encoding acyl carrier protein, which codes for MQVTALDIPAQIRTYITHNLLFGDESLIYSDEDSFLERGIVDSLGVIELVTFLEAQFGISVADHELIPENFDSVKNLAEYVARKLETATLAEAPRSSFDLGEAYAGP